Part of the Lycium ferocissimum isolate CSIRO_LF1 chromosome 6, AGI_CSIRO_Lferr_CH_V1, whole genome shotgun sequence genome, TTGCGCACAATGGATACTGAACAAGCTCTGGTACTTGCAGCAACAAACAGGCTATTCGACCTTGACGAGACTGTTATACTGCAACTGCCACGCAGGTTGATGGTCAATTTACCAGATGCTCTAAACAGAGCAAAATTTCTAAAAGAGATACTCGCAAAAGAAGACTTGGCTCAAGATGTTGATCTGGATTTAGTTGCAAGTATGACAGATGGATATTTCAGAAGTGACCTTAAGAATCTCTGTGTAGCAGCTGCATACGGGCCCGTTAGAGAGATCCtagaaagggaaaaaaggaaCATGTTGCCCTTCACATTTACGGTTATAGGGATAAAATGCAAATGATGCGGTTATGTATTtagaagatattttttttttctgttattGCTGCAACGGGAAAAAAATGCAAATATTTTCGTTGGAGCAATGAGGAGCCTAATTAAGATCCCTTCATATGATTTAAGAACTCTTGGAAATTATCTTTTCTCCAGTTGCTTCTCATTATTGTAATGATCTTTAAATTGTGCCTCGCGATCAATGACTTTTTCCTTTAAATTGTGCCTCGCGAGGTCCTAGAAAAGGAAAGAATGGTTGATTGCGAGGCACAATTTAAAGATCATCACAATAATGAGAAGCGACTAGAGAAAAGATACTTTCCAAGAGTTCTTGAATCATACGAAGGTATCTTAATTAGGCTCTTCATTGCTCCAACGAAAATATTTGCATTTTTTTCCTATTgcagcaataaaaaaaaaaaagtatcttcTAAATACATAACCGCAACATTTGCATTTTATCCCTATAACTGCACTATACATAAATGTGAAGGGCAACatgttccttttttccttttctaggATCTCTCTAATGGGCCGGTATGTAGCTGCTACACAGAGATTCTTAAGGTCACTTCTGAAATATCCATCTATCATACTTGCAACCGAATCCCGCATCAACATCCCGAGTCAAGCCTTCTTTTGCGAGTATCTCTTTTAGAAATTTTGCTCCTCGAGAGCATCCGACAAATTGACCATCAACCCGCGTGCGCCGCATTATACCGCCGTGGCCGTCAAGGCCGGGAATGGCCCGTTTGTCGTGCAAGTACCAGAGCTCGTTCAGTATCCATTGTGCGTAACCCATCCTAATATACCATGaattcatttttcattctcctCATCGCCTCATGTTCTCCTGGATTTTCCCTTCGTCCCAACATACTATCAACTTCATCAATAAAAACAACAATTACTCATGCTAGAATAGGTAATGAGTAGATAAAGAAGTTACATATAGTGTAATTTTGTAGTCCCGTCTCAAAGGTCAAATGAGCAGGGGTATAATATTTTCAGCTGGTTGAACAAAAACTTTTACTTTCGACCAGAAAAGAACTGTGAAGGGGAATAATTATATAAACTAATGCAGTTCTATACCATAGACTGCTGAAACGAGCAGAATAAAGGATGAAACACATTCTAGAATTAGAATAAAATGTGGGAAGTGATTGAAAACTTAACAAATTCATCAAGTGAGTGAACTTATCATGAATATCAATGCAGTTGAGAATCTTAATGAAGACTGGTATCTCTCAAATCTAGGATACTCATCTTTGGAAGAAATCAAGATTAGCCtactttgattttattttaatctaTTTAATGTCACGatatttctttatgtattacaAACTGAGTACAACACTGGTCCAAACCAGAATgagaaagaaacaaaattgCCAAATCTTTCTGACATTTCATCAAACAGGTAAAGGACATCTTAATCCCGAATTATCAATTCTTGGTAATTTCTAATAGTTCTTAGCAAGCAATAACTTTTgtagaatgatgaaaatgacaagaacataagttaaggacattaaCCAATTAAAGCACTATAGTAAcaagaaagaaaatcaaaagCTTGTGAACTTTTATCATATCTTGTGAGGAGCAATAACAAGGTAGACTACAAATTTCCTCAAAATTCATAGCTTTCTAAGTTGGTAATAGTAAGTTCTAGGCTGTtttaataaaaggaaaattaagtTTTTGAAATCTCTGATTCCCTgaaaaatacttaaaaaaaatttaggttGAAAGTCACATGCTTGGCACGTTTTGGTTTTGTGCCGTGAGTTTCTTGACAGAAGGATGATTTTTACCACTTTTTAAATAGTACAAGCATGTTTTTTGTTGACTAAGGTAACACATGATTTTAGCCCAAAACTCCAAAACCACCCATTGCAAAGCCCAATATGAACTTAACCCATTGTGAATTGTAACAAAGCCCAAATTCCAGCCCAAATTAAGGTTTGGTCCTCAAACTTTGAAATATCTCCACAATTTTCCCATTCAACTAAACTTTTACGCTCTCCGTTGCTAATCCGATCAAACTCCGTTAGGGTTTCTTCTCTCTCGAAATTGAACTGTAAGTTACCTTTATTGTTTatcctatttccttttttattccTTACCTGAATGAAATTAACCTAACAGTAAGAATTACCCTAATTTTCTAATAATTGTTTTTATGTATAGTACTAATTGTGAGTTGGTCTGTATAATAAGCTTCAAATTCGAGTTTGAGAtatttatttgttcatttttctAGTTATTTGCATTCGTATTTGCTTTAATTCCTCtgaaatttaaggaaaaaaaagacttttgaaacttatggtaTCAAACAAGtaatagatatttgtgtggctggaaatcatttcattaagggtaaaaggggaagttttgagttaaattattttgaaatataggaatgtatcattctttttgggacagactaaaaaggaaagtgtattacataaattgggacttATGGTGTATTAGAAAGGGTgtacatagatttttttttttttttggcttttttgaTAATcgtggtgtccgggccagcGCTTGCTTACGCGCACCTTGACTTTCCATGGGATACCTATGACCTCCCACTAGCAAAAGGTATCGGGTAACTCTGCccgagacctcatggttcttatcccacttcattgaccattagtccacacccttgggtgctaTAGTATACCTATTTTTTGATGGGATGAATACACCATTCCAAGTTCCTTTCACTTGCTGTCAACTTGCCTTgttccttgttttcttttaaactaCTCCTTCCCTtccaatttgtttgtctggttaAGAATATAAAGAAGGCTTTCGGATCTTGTGGccctaaattaaagatatgtataatgtaCAAAAAaatcctttaatcttgtggtcttaaacatgccatgtgaaaggtttgaattaaagagttgccaaaaaagctaagagacattctttttgaaacggactaaaaaagcaaagtaagacaaacaaattgaaacggagggagtatatgttTCCTTTTAAACTATCAACTCTCGTtgccttttcttcttttaaactATATGCTAAATGTTGATGTTTTCTCCTAATTTTTCGCCTGATGTGGGTAATACTTATATGTGGTGTTTACTTAACTTCATCTCAGGCATATATAAGACTTGGTGTACGTGCGTGTCATTTTCTCCTGATGGGAATGATGGAGATAGATGGACGTGAAAGAAGTGCTGAAAGGAGGGATCATGATGACTCCCCTGTTAAGGAGAGGTGGGAAGATGGGCACTATGATTTGGAAGAAAGCGGGTATGATAAATCTAAAGATTCAAGTAAGCATCGAAGTAAGGATAGAAAAAGTAGTGGccgaagagaagagaaagagtataAAAGAGATCGGGAGAGTAAAGAGTTGGAGAAAGATAGGTTATCAACTCGAGATAGGAGGAAGGAGGATAGAGATGAGCGTGAAAGGGATAAGACAAGGGAGAAGATTAGGGAGAAAGATAGTGATAGGGACAAGTACAAAGATAAAGAACGGGAAAGAGATAAAGATCGTAGAGATCGTGGAAAAGAAAAGGAGCGAGACCGCGAGAGAGAGAGGGATTTGGAGAGGGATACTGAGCGGGTGCGAGAGAAGGAAAGAGGGAAGGACAAAGGCAGGGACAAGGAGAaggataaagaaaaagaaaaggagaggaGCAAGGACAAGGAAAGGGAGAAGCATAGAcataaggaaaaggaaaaagaaagggagTATGACAGGGAAAGAGGTAGAGATGCAGTTGAGAAGGAAAAGGGGAGAGAGAGAACTAAAGAGAAAGGGAAGGAAGTGGATGAGGATAAGGAGAGGTCAAGAGACAAAGATAGGGGCAGCCGTAGGCAGCGAGACGAGGGTCATGATAGGAGTAAGGACAGGCTGAAGGATGATGTGCAAAGAGTAGAAGATGAAGATTCTGATTATCAGGATGCTGCCAAGCAAGAAACTGTTTCTCATGAGGATGAGGATAGGGCACAAAACAATGCAGTTGAAACAGCTGGATCACGTTCAGAGCTGGAGGAACGCATTCTGAAGTAAGTAATCCTTTATTTATTGACTCTGTGTTAAAGTGCGTTGATGCTTCTTAGGTTTTCTAGGTGTGTCCTTGCTGTTAATGGTATGTCTTGTGTATTTTCAACTTAAGATTTTATATCAATGAATTGGCAATTTATTTTCCTATGTCAGtttatcctttcctttttttttttttcctggttAGAAGCTTTCTATTAGAAATGAtggaagtgaatcaagtgataAGATAGTTTAAATCTCAAACTTTTGACTGCTGCTGCATCCTTCTATTGAGTTACCTATACTTCTGACTAAAATTATTACAATGCTTGACACCTTCGAAAAGGAAGGGGAAGGGAAGATAAAGTGAAAGGAGGTAAATGGGAGAGAAGTAGGAGAAATGGCGAGCTCTGGaagaaactctttttttttttttttttttttttgtgtgtgtgtgggggggttCAAACTAAGCAAGGGAAAAAATTCTATGTTGCTTTGATTTAGCCATGGTTCATATCAGACACTAGCCCATACGAATACATGTAAATCCTTTTTGGCTGATTCTTGGTGTATTTTGTGGTATTAACATGAAGTATCCACCCCGGTCACACCATTCTAACAGAGCTATGTCAGGAAATGGAGGGTCAAAATTTTTCCGTTTTCCctgctctttccttcttttccctAGTTTATCAAGCATGAGGTAAGAGAAGCATGAAGCTCAAGAAGTAATGGAATATAACTTGATTCTTCTTTAAACTTTTCATGGATGCTCATGCTGTTAACTGTGACATTTCTCAATGTTTTCTCATTTTGTTGACTTGCCAAGAATCGCCCCCTTTTCTGATAATTTCATTAAATTTCAGAGGCAGATCCAGGATTTAAACTTGATGGGTTCGATCTTTAAGGTTCTTAGCATTAAACCCATTATATTCTAAAAGTTATGGGTTTGGACctattatttattgtaattttagtaaattttgcACATAAATTTGTACGCCGTGTCGAAAAGTTCTGGGTTCATTTCATCATGCTGCATCCACCCCTGTTAGAAACAGTGACTGGTGAAGAAAGCCTCTGAAATTATAGGCTGCAGCAGCCTCCCTATGTTGAGATAACTATTGTAATTCAAGAAGCTGCTTAGttaggaaattaagaaaaagcGTGGTGCTCAAGAAGTCTAAGAAATGAACATTAATATACAGTTTTCAGATATTTTGAATGTAAGAATCACACAGCTTTGTTTTGTCTTAGTCTACTCTTGTTAGGTAGGTTATATTTGGTCAGAGGGTTCTATCATCATAATTTGGTTTGTTGATAGAAATCTTACTGTTTGGTTTGATCTTACCCTTTTAGTAAAGGAGTCTACCGTACATTTGGAGGGTATCTGATTCTGTATCGGCAGCATAGTTGTCAAATAGGAATATTTCATGCATTGAGGTACTCTTCTGGATCTATGAGTCTGAATTGCAGAAAAATACCTTATTTCCAGTAATCAACCATTACTCATAATTAAGTTAAATAAAATTGAGGAGGTGTGTAGAagacaaaattaaataaataaaagtgttcTCCCTACAGTGTAAGCTTTTATATGAGATGGTCACACATTCAAATAGTGATAAcgatgatttttcttttttatcaagTAAAAGTATTTTCATTCATACACATTGCCACAACGGCCGTATAAAAAGGATACTATGATTCTCTACAAACTCCACCCAATCCTCTATACAACTAGGAACTTtctgtttacaccaaaagtaaATAAGAGAGCGGAGACTACTCCTCAACTGAGAAAACTCGATTCTACTCCTTCAAAAGCTCTCCTATTTCTCTCATTCCATACTACACACATTAACGCAAGCGGTACCACGTTCCAAGCCCTTCGTCTTCTCCTCCTCTGGCTCTTCCAACTAAACATCAAATCTTTCACAGTTCTTGGCATTACCCAAAGTGTGTGAAACCACCTAAACATATCCACCATAATCTCATGGTAAGCCCGcaatgtagaagaaggtgaCTCACGTCCTCGCCCGTCTCCTTGCACATGTAACACCAACTGACGCAGACAACCTTCCGCCTTCTAAGATTTGCCGCTGTCAAAATCACCCCTCTAGAGGCTAGCCAAGTGAAAAAACACACATTTCTCGGCACGCTTGGAACCGATATTGCATTACATGGGAAATCAACCTCCTCCGTAACCAAAAGATTCTCATAAAAAGACTTCACAGAGAATGGTGATATCCACCCTTCTGATGGTGATTATGTTACTAATATTAACAATGTAAGACGAGACCCAGAGAAGGTGACAGTGGCGGTGCCAGTTTACTAATTTAATCAGTAATTGTTACCAATCTGTTAGTGGTTATCCATTTGTATTTATGTTGTTCAGAGGTTTGTTTTTTCATCTGTCCATAGCTAGCACGTGGTTTGTAGCTATGATGTGTACTAGCTTCTATATGCTACTGGTTTATTAATTTAACCAGGTCGGATGTACACGCACAATTGGTTGGTAGCTGCACAGAATTCTTGACGGATGTTTTGATACATTGGAATCTTTATGTGGTTTGATAAGTTATGTTTGTTGTACTTGATAGCTATAGTCTGAAGGAATGCTTATGACTGCAGgatgaaggaagaaaggttgaaGAAAAAATCAGAAGGTGCTTCTGAGGTGTTGTCGTGGGTTAACAAGAGCCGTAAGATTGAGGAGAAAAGGAATGCTGAGAAGGAGAGAGCCTTGCAGCTTTCAAAGATTTTTGAAGAGCAGGTAGGTTGTTGGCTGATGTGCCTGTGATTCTTTATCTGTAGGAATTGGATTGATTTGACCTCAGGTCTTCATATTATAATACATTTTTGCAGGACAAAATGAATGGAGAAGAAAGCGATGAGGAGGAGAATGCCCGGCTAGCTGCAAGTATGCCTATTCTTTCTGAATATATTTGTTGGTTAATCTTTCTAATCAATTGTTCTAGGAGACCATGCACAGCCAATCAAAGTCGTAATATATTGTTTAGTCTTTGGAACAGAAATGAGTAATATACTTGGTGCATTTGTCTTGTCTGAAGGATTTACCCTTCTTCTTGGGTGCAAAGCTCCCTTTCTATGAGCTCTTCATTCTTAGTCTCTTTGATTTCACTTCTAGTTCTAGTCGTCCTACCTATGATACAACAATTGTTGGTGGAGTCACCTCTAATCAAACTGGTGTTGCATGTGAAATCCAAAGTTTTAAAGTCATCATTGGGGAAACGGAAGTAGCCAAGATCATTTCGttcatgaaatatgacatgTCTTTTGTGCGGTTTGGGAACAGAAGTTAAATGGCTATATTATATTATCtgaattgaaatatttgaaGAATGCTCTGAAATGTGTCTTTAATTTCTCTCAACAGAAGAGCTAGGTGGGATGAAAGTACTCCATGGGCTTGACAAAGTAGTTGAAGGTGGGGCAGTTGTCTTGACACTCAAAGATCAGAGCATACTTGCTGGTGATGATATTAATCAAGGTAACCAACTAAGTGATAGTTTTCGTGTTTTctctttcttgttttgtttcttctttcagCCTTCAGTATTTGTGGATTCGGATTTTGTAGTGACTTGAATTGTATACCCCAGAGGTTGATATGCTTGAAAATGTGGAAATTGGAGAGCAGAAGCGGAGGAATGACGCTTACAAGGctgcaaaaaagaaaacagGGATCTACGATGACAAGTAAGATTTAATATAGCTGTAAACTTCATTTCATTGTAAAGTTTTGAATGACCAATTTATCTCGTTCTGATTGGATGTAGGTTCAATGATGAGCCTGGTTCTGAAAGGAAAATATTACCAAAATATGATGACCCGGCTGAAGAGGAGGTTGAATTGTTTGTTTCCCTTTTCTCATTACTTCTTAGAAAATATTGTTTTACCGGAAATTTCTTTTAAAGGCACTTTGTTTTCAATTTGAGAAGCGTGGAATTGTTCATCGAATCTGTCTTTCTTACCCTAGATTTTCTTTTAGGGCGTTACTCTTGATGCAACTGGAGGTTTCAGTGTTGATGCAGAGAAGAAACTGGAGGAGGTAAGACATTTTATCTATTTAATCATGAATGGGTTCCAGAGTGTGTGTTAGGTTATGGTTGTTAATACATAGTTACCTTTTTTGATTGCCAGCTCCGGAAAAGGCTTCAGGGTCCTTCCTCAAAAAATCTGGCGGAAGATCTCAATTCTTCTGGGAAATTATTGTCCGACTACTATACTCAAGAGGAAATGGTTCAATTTAAGAAGCCCAAGAAGAAGAAATCACTGAGGAAGAAAGAGAAGATGGATCTAGATGCCCTTGAAGCTGAGGCCAAATCCGCTGGTTTGGGTGTTGGTGATCTTGGTTCTCGCAATGATAAGACCAGGCAAGTCCTCAAGGAGGAAAAGGAGAGGGCAGAGGCAGAGACAAGGAGCAACGCTTACCAGGCTGCTTATGCCAAGGCTGAAGAGGCATCCAAAGCACTTCGACCCGAGAAATCTACTAAGAACCAGAGAGAGGAAGATGATGCAGtatttgatgatgatgatgaagagctTAGAAAATCCTTAGAAAGAGCCAGAAAGCTTGCTTTGAGAAAGCAAGAGGGCCTTGCCAAAACCTTTCCAGAGTCAATTGCTTCACTTGCCGCTTCCAGTGCAAATGACTCAACCATGGATAATCCAAGTTCTGTATCTGGAGAGTCGCACGAGAACAAGGTTGTCTTCACAGAGATGGAAGAGTTTGTCTGGGGTCTTCAGCTTGATGAAGGTAAGAATTTTTAATTTTGCTTGACTTATTGTGCTAATAGCCATTTTATTATGTGCTATTTCTCAAGGTAATTGGGTAAGGTTTATCCAATTGCATGTGGTGGATAGTCTATGTTTTGGAATAGGTTGTATGCTTGCACAATTTAAGTTTTACTAGTTATGAGTATTTCGTTAACTGGGAAGTAAACACTGGATAGTGAGGACGGGAAATCACAGAATTTAATCACTCATTCGATCTAACATGCCCTCTTTCTTCCTCTAGTTGGTGGGGAGTAATGGTATATGGGGTATTATCGAAACAAAATTCCGTAACGCATTGCAATTGAGTCTCCAGATATATTGACACAAAATTCTGAAAATTATTACAGTTGACTCTCCAGATATGTTGAAACAGAATTTTGAAATGGTTTACAATTGATTCACTCTTCCTTTCACCCCTACTCCTGTTTTAGATgattaagaaaagaaagtaaaatttGGAGGTTATGGTATAGTAATCTTCTGTCTGTTTATTGACGATTTTGTGAATAGAAACTGTGTTGTTTTTATgggaatttcttttttctttttttccttacaTGTCCATGCGTATGGGCATGTTTTTCTGATGACGAACATTCTGAGTTATCCTTGTTAGAAGTTCTTCAACAGAAGACTTTATATAAGTTCTTCAACAGAAAGTAATATAAGAAAAGCTTTTCAATAGCCAAAAACTTGTTTGTCATTGGAATTGATTCTGAGACAAGAGAGTTACACATATCTTATcctacatatatttttagtccCTCCAGGGACATCTGGTAGAATTGGAATGACATAACACTTTTAAGCAATCATGTTTCACCTGTTAATGTTGCATTTTTGCTGTGTGTTTTATCATTACCTGCAACTTACACTTTGGTCTTTACTGGAACTTGGCCAAGGCTTTCAAGGGTGATATATCTGATATTACCTGCTTTGATTTTGCAGAAGAACAAAAACCTGGTAGTGATGATGTTTTCATGGAGGAAGACGTGATGCCAAAACCCTCtgatgaagaaatgaagaaTGAGGATGGTGGTTGGACCGAGGTGAAGGAAACCAAGGAAGAGGAACCCTCTGTAAAGGAGGAGGAAATGGAAGTAGCTCCAGATGAGACGATACGTGAAGTCCCAGTTGGAAAGGGTTTATCAGGGGTTCTCAAACTTTTGCAAGATCGAGGTACGCTTAAGGAAGATATTGACTGGGGTGGTCGAAACATGGACAAGAAGAAGAGCAAGCTCGTAGGCATCCGTAGTGAGGACGGGAAAAAGGAAATACATATTGAAAGGACTGATGAATATGGGCGAATCGTAAGTACTACTACTTGATTAAATTTTTGCTCTACAATATTCAATAGTTTGAGTAGCTTATTATCAATAACATTAtgagatttatttttttaatccttggcgtaactggtaaagttgctgccatgtgaccaggaggtcacgggttcgagccgtggaaacagcctcttgcagaaatgcaaggtaaggctgcgtacaatagacccttgtggtccggcccttccccggacctcgcgcatagcgggagcttactGCCCTTTTTTATTCATTTGATAAGTGATGCCCAGAATTCTTTTAGAAGTGAACTTTTTCATAAATTGAGGTAGCTCTCTCTCTGAATACTATAAAACTCCAATTCTATAGTATCCGCGTGCAGACAGATAATGGAATGGAGGGGATTTCTAAGTAGCAGCAGATTAGGATGGTGAGCTTGCTCCTTTACGACTACGGTGTCCATTATCGCATGAAACTTGTGCACCATATGTCATTTGATTTAGCCctattgagattggaaatatgGTGATTGAGAGAGAAATCTATT contains:
- the LOC132059083 gene encoding SART-1 family protein DOT2, giving the protein MGMMEIDGRERSAERRDHDDSPVKERWEDGHYDLEESGYDKSKDSSKHRSKDRKSSGRREEKEYKRDRESKELEKDRLSTRDRRKEDRDERERDKTREKIREKDSDRDKYKDKERERDKDRRDRGKEKERDRERERDLERDTERVREKERGKDKGRDKEKDKEKEKERSKDKEREKHRHKEKEKEREYDRERGRDAVEKEKGRERTKEKGKEVDEDKERSRDKDRGSRRQRDEGHDRSKDRLKDDVQRVEDEDSDYQDAAKQETVSHEDEDRAQNNAVETAGSRSELEERILKMKEERLKKKSEGASEVLSWVNKSRKIEEKRNAEKERALQLSKIFEEQDKMNGEESDEEENARLAAKELGGMKVLHGLDKVVEGGAVVLTLKDQSILAGDDINQEVDMLENVEIGEQKRRNDAYKAAKKKTGIYDDKFNDEPGSERKILPKYDDPAEEEGVTLDATGGFSVDAEKKLEELRKRLQGPSSKNLAEDLNSSGKLLSDYYTQEEMVQFKKPKKKKSLRKKEKMDLDALEAEAKSAGLGVGDLGSRNDKTRQVLKEEKERAEAETRSNAYQAAYAKAEEASKALRPEKSTKNQREEDDAVFDDDDEELRKSLERARKLALRKQEGLAKTFPESIASLAASSANDSTMDNPSSVSGESHENKVVFTEMEEFVWGLQLDEEEQKPGSDDVFMEEDVMPKPSDEEMKNEDGGWTEVKETKEEEPSVKEEEMEVAPDETIREVPVGKGLSGVLKLLQDRGTLKEDIDWGGRNMDKKKSKLVGIRSEDGKKEIHIERTDEYGRILTPKEAFRLLSHKFHGKGPGKMKQEKRMRQYQEELKIKQMNNSDTPSQSVERMKEAQVQFKTPYLVLSGNVKPGQTSDPRSGFATVEKDLPGGLTPMLGDKKVEHFLGIKRKHEPGEGSSQKKPKT